Proteins co-encoded in one Acidimicrobiia bacterium genomic window:
- a CDS encoding NAD(P)-dependent oxidoreductase: MTGDQRVLVTGAAGFIGGYVVEELLARGYQVIGIDNHSKYGKIAKSYDDHPDYQLIEGDARDVELMTETLRNCDHFIAGAALIGGISYFHTFGYDLLATNERIMASSCDAAIVAHREGRLRKVTYMSSSMVFESADSWPSYEGQEREIPPPISSYGFQKLAVEYYARAAHTQYELPYTICRPFNCVGIGEIRARSDVEVLSGNIKLAMSHVVPDLIQKIVKGQDPLHILGEGNQIRHYTYGGDLAKGTVTAMEHPDALNDDFNLSTAQSTTVLELAESIWHRLRGPDAPFRYVTGRAFEYDVQKRVPSVEKARRVLGFEATTTLDEMLDEVVPWVVDAIDNGLI; the protein is encoded by the coding sequence TTGACCGGCGACCAGAGGGTCCTCGTGACCGGTGCAGCCGGCTTCATCGGCGGATACGTCGTCGAGGAGCTGCTGGCGCGCGGCTACCAGGTCATCGGCATCGACAACCACTCCAAGTACGGGAAGATCGCGAAGTCCTACGACGATCATCCCGACTACCAGCTGATCGAGGGCGACGCCCGCGATGTCGAGCTGATGACCGAGACGTTGCGCAACTGCGACCACTTCATCGCCGGGGCCGCGCTCATCGGTGGCATCTCCTACTTTCACACGTTCGGGTACGACCTCCTGGCGACCAACGAGCGGATCATGGCCTCGTCGTGCGACGCCGCGATCGTCGCGCATCGGGAAGGACGCCTTCGCAAGGTCACGTACATGAGCTCGTCGATGGTCTTCGAGTCGGCCGACTCGTGGCCGTCGTACGAGGGCCAAGAGCGCGAGATCCCGCCGCCGATCTCCTCGTACGGCTTCCAGAAGCTCGCGGTCGAGTACTACGCGCGAGCTGCCCATACCCAGTACGAGCTGCCGTACACGATCTGCCGGCCGTTCAACTGCGTGGGCATCGGCGAGATCCGGGCCCGATCCGACGTCGAGGTGCTGAGCGGCAACATCAAGCTCGCCATGAGCCACGTCGTGCCGGACCTCATCCAGAAGATCGTCAAGGGCCAGGACCCGCTCCACATCCTCGGCGAGGGCAACCAGATCCGTCATTACACCTACGGCGGTGACCTGGCCAAGGGCACCGTCACCGCGATGGAACACCCCGACGCGCTCAACGACGACTTCAACCTCTCGACAGCGCAGTCGACGACGGTGCTGGAGCTCGCGGAGAGCATCTGGCATCGACTCCGCGGTCCCGACGCCCCCTTTCGGTACGTCACGGGAAGGGCGTTCGAGTACGACGTGCAGAAGCGGGTCCCTTCGGTCGAGAAGGCACGTCGCGTGCTCGGCTTCGAGGCAACGACGACGCTCGACGAGATGCTTGACGAGGTCGTGCCCTGGGTTGTCGACGCGATCGACAACGGCTTGATCTGA
- a CDS encoding glycosyltransferase family 2 protein: MNELETPRVSVVIPVKNEGETIIWCLDRIVEGVELPFEILVVYDDDADTTLPFLEKYSAADSRVIPVMNTLGAGPARAIRCGIDQTRAPVAVVTMADGSDDAEQIDELCKLVERGVVIAAASRYMSGGQQIGGSPFKTFLSNFAGLTLYWLARVGTRDATNSFKAYSTNFVRDVGIQSETGFEIGIELVAKARRLRLRTAEIPTIWLERAKGTSNFKVLRWLPRYLRWYRFAFGRKLSIGQLRRATGEAR; the protein is encoded by the coding sequence ATGAACGAGCTTGAAACACCGCGGGTCTCGGTGGTGATCCCGGTCAAGAACGAAGGCGAGACCATCATCTGGTGCCTCGACCGCATCGTCGAGGGGGTCGAGCTGCCGTTCGAGATCCTGGTCGTGTACGACGACGATGCCGACACCACACTCCCGTTCCTCGAGAAGTACTCGGCTGCTGACTCCCGCGTCATCCCGGTCATGAACACGCTCGGGGCTGGGCCGGCGCGCGCCATCCGGTGCGGCATAGACCAGACGCGCGCGCCAGTCGCCGTCGTGACGATGGCCGACGGCAGTGACGACGCCGAGCAGATCGACGAACTGTGCAAGCTCGTGGAGCGAGGTGTCGTCATCGCCGCGGCTTCTCGCTACATGAGTGGTGGCCAGCAGATCGGCGGATCACCGTTCAAGACCTTCCTGTCGAACTTCGCGGGGCTGACGCTGTACTGGCTCGCGCGAGTCGGCACGCGCGACGCGACGAACTCGTTCAAGGCGTACTCCACCAACTTCGTACGCGATGTGGGCATCCAGTCGGAGACCGGTTTCGAGATCGGGATCGAGCTGGTGGCCAAGGCACGGCGACTCCGGCTCCGAACCGCGGAGATCCCCACGATCTGGCTCGAGCGCGCGAAGGGCACGTCGAACTTCAAGGTGCTGCGATGGCTCCCGCGCTACTTGCGGTGGTACCGCTTCGCGTTCGGGCGGAAGCTGTCGATCGGTCAGCTGCGAAGGGCCACGGGAGAAGCACGTTGA
- a CDS encoding nucleotide sugar dehydrogenase, with the protein MSSSRFSVDVAVVGGCGHVGLPFALVSADRGLDVTLFDVNAIAVDKVNAGILPFEERGAVKVLARVLEAGRLRATTDPALVAHAEHVVVVIGTPIDEHLNPDLKAMQVAIAEIAESLVDGQLLVLRSTVYPGVTAMVENLVARLGVDVDVAFCPERIAEGEAMTELCELPQIIAARTERASERATKLLRVLTDDMVYLEPEEAELAKLFTNTWRYIKFATANQLYMMANDFGLDYERIRSALTYNYPRAADLPRAGFAAGPCLFKDTMQLAAFNNNNFQLGQASVNTNEGLPLYVVARLERRYDLASMTVGILGMSFKAESDDIRSSLSYKLKRILGFKAERVLTTDPYVTIDPSLVPLDEVLREADLLIIGAPHRAYRDIETEVPIVDIWNLRDRGVQV; encoded by the coding sequence ATGAGCAGTTCGCGCTTCTCGGTCGACGTCGCGGTGGTGGGCGGCTGTGGTCACGTGGGGCTTCCGTTCGCGCTCGTAAGCGCAGATCGCGGGCTCGACGTCACACTCTTCGACGTCAACGCGATCGCGGTCGACAAGGTCAACGCCGGGATCCTGCCCTTCGAGGAGCGCGGCGCGGTCAAGGTGCTCGCACGCGTGCTCGAGGCGGGCCGTCTGCGGGCGACGACCGACCCGGCACTCGTTGCCCACGCGGAGCATGTCGTGGTCGTGATCGGCACCCCGATCGACGAGCACCTCAACCCCGATCTCAAGGCGATGCAGGTGGCGATCGCGGAGATCGCCGAGAGCCTGGTCGACGGCCAGCTTCTCGTACTTCGGAGCACCGTGTACCCCGGTGTCACCGCGATGGTGGAGAACCTCGTCGCACGCCTCGGGGTCGACGTCGACGTCGCCTTCTGTCCGGAGCGCATTGCCGAGGGTGAGGCGATGACCGAGCTCTGTGAGCTACCCCAGATCATCGCGGCTCGCACGGAACGGGCCTCCGAGCGCGCCACGAAGCTGCTGCGCGTGCTGACCGACGACATGGTGTACCTGGAGCCGGAGGAAGCGGAGCTTGCCAAGCTGTTCACGAACACCTGGCGGTACATCAAATTCGCCACCGCCAACCAGCTCTACATGATGGCCAACGACTTCGGCCTCGACTACGAGCGCATCCGCTCGGCCCTCACCTACAACTACCCCCGGGCCGCAGACCTGCCACGCGCCGGATTTGCCGCCGGACCCTGCCTGTTCAAGGACACGATGCAGCTCGCGGCGTTCAACAACAACAACTTCCAGCTCGGTCAGGCCAGCGTCAACACCAATGAAGGCCTCCCTCTCTACGTGGTGGCCCGGCTCGAGCGCAGGTACGACCTCGCGAGCATGACCGTCGGCATCCTCGGGATGTCGTTCAAGGCCGAGTCCGACGACATTCGGTCGAGCCTCAGCTACAAGCTGAAGCGCATCTTGGGGTTCAAGGCCGAACGCGTGCTGACCACCGATCCCTACGTGACCATCGATCCATCGCTCGTGCCCCTCGACGAAGTGCTGCGCGAGGCCGATCTCCTCATCATCGGCGCACCGCACCGCGCGTACCGTGACATCGAGACCGAGGTCCCGATTGTGGACATCTGGAACCTGCGAGACCGCGGCGTCCAGGTATGA
- a CDS encoding methyltransferase domain-containing protein codes for MSGPDTSSDVPGIDYQRLYAYRFRHVDQGSRQAVWNELAPTIHRWLGSPQRVLDPAAGRGEFINAVAARERWVVDNIEYDETVRDPGVKVVIGDARFVDLPEAHFDGVFVSNLLEHLPTQDDVARFLRRMRGCLTPSGRIAVMGPNFRYCSRDYFDCADHTLALTHGAVEEHLYSAGFEITRTIPRFIPYSFRSRMPQSRLLVRAYLRMPVAWRLLGKQFLVLAENPAA; via the coding sequence GTGAGTGGGCCCGATACGTCGAGCGACGTTCCCGGCATCGACTACCAACGCCTGTACGCGTATCGGTTCCGGCACGTCGACCAGGGGTCCCGACAGGCCGTGTGGAACGAGCTCGCGCCCACGATCCACCGATGGCTCGGTTCACCGCAGCGAGTGCTCGATCCGGCCGCGGGTCGGGGCGAGTTCATCAACGCAGTCGCGGCGCGCGAGCGTTGGGTCGTCGACAACATCGAGTACGACGAGACGGTACGGGACCCCGGTGTGAAGGTGGTCATCGGCGACGCACGGTTCGTGGATCTGCCCGAGGCGCACTTCGACGGTGTGTTCGTGTCGAACCTGCTCGAGCACCTGCCGACGCAGGACGACGTGGCTCGGTTCCTCCGCCGCATGCGCGGCTGCTTGACGCCGTCGGGTCGCATCGCCGTGATGGGGCCGAACTTCCGTTACTGCTCGCGGGACTACTTCGACTGCGCCGACCACACCCTGGCTCTCACGCACGGTGCCGTCGAAGAGCACCTGTACAGCGCAGGCTTCGAGATCACACGAACGATCCCGCGCTTCATCCCGTACTCGTTCAGGAGCCGCATGCCCCAGTCGCGGCTGCTCGTGCGCGCGTACCTTCGCATGCCGGTCGCCTGGCGACTGCTGGGCAAGCAGTTCCTGGTCCTCGCGGAGAACCCGGCCGCGTAG
- a CDS encoding acyltransferase — protein sequence MTIDAPTQDATTAQARAPRRARHGSPAAGDGNKLAHLRALDGLRGVAVLAVVLFHFSPEIAPGGFLGVDIFFVLSGFLITSLLVNELERSRRISLRQFWIRRARRLLPALFLVLAVVGFYALLVATKVAAHNMAEDGLAALGYVANWHFIASGQAYVEQFIQQAPSPLRHTWSLAIEEQFYLLWPLAVAGIGALVARTQSRKAQRTARARRRFRRALVVMCVVLGALSLLEMIALFDARDPDRVYYGTDTRAFLLLIGAALGALTAGALGVARRAPRTLLIVAGCAASLALVTAMAIIDTTDTWIYQGGYGAIAVLIAVVLVAAAQPGSNPLARVFEGRPLVGLGLISYGVYLWHWPVVVWLNQDETGLDGVALFSLRAVITLTVSLASYWLVEQPIRRGQWPRWTTRRGLVPVLTAIILAVLLAIPVAAFPSIAAPPKVNPSRSSEETAVGYAAAPHCDGPLDTPPPVEAGVPPAADGKGKRPLVQLAGNSVAVELVPCLAAIVEDHGGAFESVAHSAAPPCTLLPKLREQVNDPATRPDVAIWFAFDWFFDNSTCNKDWELQVREAIRIWRAADVEVYLAPIVPNVVPSPDPNVYKVVGNGVTVDAPAQTPQFQLWAAEDPDHITVLDPGIFIRDANGAYQWRMPCLSGGEPGCTADGTIGVRYVDGFHFCDDPAWDGTHCAITHAGGARRVAAAMASQIVELLASSNGKPAS from the coding sequence GTGACCATCGACGCACCGACTCAGGACGCGACAACAGCGCAGGCACGCGCTCCTCGGCGCGCTCGGCATGGCTCGCCCGCCGCCGGTGATGGCAACAAGTTGGCTCACTTGCGTGCCCTCGACGGGTTGCGCGGCGTGGCCGTGCTCGCGGTGGTGTTGTTTCACTTCTCCCCCGAGATCGCGCCAGGAGGTTTCCTCGGGGTCGACATCTTCTTCGTGCTCAGCGGGTTCTTGATCACCAGCCTGCTGGTCAACGAACTCGAACGATCTCGCCGCATCTCGCTGCGGCAGTTCTGGATTCGCCGGGCCCGGCGGCTGCTCCCGGCGCTGTTCCTGGTCCTCGCCGTGGTCGGCTTCTACGCGCTGCTGGTGGCCACGAAGGTCGCCGCGCACAACATGGCTGAGGACGGCCTGGCCGCACTCGGCTATGTCGCCAACTGGCACTTCATCGCGTCGGGCCAGGCATACGTCGAGCAGTTCATCCAGCAGGCGCCGAGCCCGCTGCGCCATACGTGGTCCCTCGCGATCGAAGAGCAGTTCTACTTGCTGTGGCCTTTGGCAGTCGCCGGGATCGGAGCGCTCGTGGCGCGCACGCAGAGCCGCAAGGCGCAACGAACGGCTCGCGCGCGTCGTCGCTTCCGCCGTGCCCTCGTCGTGATGTGCGTGGTGCTTGGCGCGTTGTCGCTGCTCGAGATGATCGCGCTCTTCGACGCGCGCGACCCCGACCGCGTCTACTACGGCACCGACACGCGGGCGTTCCTTCTTCTGATCGGCGCTGCGCTCGGTGCGTTGACGGCCGGCGCGCTCGGGGTCGCTCGTCGCGCGCCGCGGACGTTGCTGATCGTGGCCGGATGCGCCGCCTCACTGGCGCTCGTCACCGCTATGGCCATCATCGACACCACCGACACCTGGATCTACCAAGGCGGCTACGGCGCGATCGCCGTGCTCATCGCGGTCGTCCTCGTCGCCGCCGCGCAACCGGGATCGAACCCGTTAGCGCGCGTGTTCGAAGGCCGACCCCTGGTCGGGCTCGGGCTGATCTCGTACGGCGTGTACCTCTGGCATTGGCCCGTCGTCGTCTGGCTGAACCAGGACGAAACCGGACTCGACGGCGTCGCGCTCTTCTCGCTCCGCGCCGTCATCACGCTCACGGTGTCGCTCGCGAGCTACTGGCTCGTCGAGCAGCCCATCCGGCGCGGCCAGTGGCCGCGTTGGACCACCCGACGCGGCCTCGTCCCGGTCCTCACGGCGATCATCCTCGCCGTGCTACTCGCCATCCCCGTGGCCGCGTTCCCATCCATTGCCGCACCGCCCAAGGTGAACCCATCGCGCTCGAGCGAGGAGACCGCCGTCGGTTATGCGGCAGCACCGCACTGTGACGGGCCGCTCGACACTCCCCCACCCGTCGAGGCCGGCGTACCGCCCGCGGCCGACGGGAAGGGAAAGCGTCCCCTCGTGCAGCTGGCAGGGAACTCGGTTGCCGTGGAGCTGGTTCCCTGCCTTGCCGCCATCGTCGAGGACCATGGTGGCGCGTTCGAGAGCGTCGCCCACAGCGCCGCCCCACCGTGCACGTTGCTGCCGAAGCTCCGCGAGCAGGTGAACGACCCGGCGACCCGTCCCGATGTCGCGATCTGGTTCGCGTTCGACTGGTTCTTCGACAACAGCACGTGCAACAAGGACTGGGAGCTGCAAGTCCGCGAAGCGATCCGCATCTGGAGGGCCGCCGATGTCGAGGTGTACCTCGCGCCGATCGTCCCCAACGTGGTGCCCTCGCCCGATCCCAACGTCTACAAGGTGGTCGGCAACGGCGTGACCGTCGACGCGCCCGCGCAGACCCCTCAGTTCCAGCTCTGGGCCGCCGAGGATCCCGACCACATCACCGTGCTGGATCCCGGGATCTTCATTCGCGACGCCAACGGCGCGTACCAGTGGCGGATGCCCTGCCTGTCCGGCGGCGAGCCCGGGTGCACTGCCGACGGCACCATCGGCGTCCGCTACGTCGATGGCTTCCACTTCTGCGACGACCCGGCGTGGGACGGCACACACTGCGCCATCACCCATGCCGGCGGGGCACGCCGGGTCGCGGCCGCCATGGCATCGCAGATCGTCGAGCTGTTGGCGAGCTCGAACGGCAAGCCCGCGTCGTAG
- a CDS encoding acyl-CoA dehydrogenase family protein, with product MAWDFSTDPAFQAELEWMDSFVRAEIEPLDALWGDLAYVPLDARLRMIVDPLKDQVRARGLWACHLGPELGGQGFGQLKLGLMNEILGRSSWAPIVFGTQAPDTGNAEIIAHYGTDDQKRRYLQPLLDGEIFSCYSMTEPQGGSDPSLFRTRAVRDGDEWVITGEKFFSSNFSSAAFVIVMVITDPDVPVYQGSSMFLVPTDTPGLDVVRYLGTGDEPIGTGMHAYMRYNDVRVPADNLLGGEGQGFAIAQTRLGGGRIHHAMRTVAQCRQAFDMLCERALSRETRTGILGDKQFVQGYIADSYAEIEQFRLFVLYTAWLIDQKTTAGARKEIAAAKYTAAKVLHDVVQRAVQVHGALGVSNEMPLSRLWQIAAMQGVMDGPNEVHKVTVARQILKDCRPAPDEWPSRHLPRTIAAAQAKFADLLEHDVGNL from the coding sequence GTGGCGTGGGACTTCTCGACCGATCCGGCGTTCCAGGCCGAGCTCGAATGGATGGACTCGTTCGTGCGGGCCGAGATCGAACCGTTGGACGCGCTCTGGGGTGACCTCGCGTACGTGCCCCTCGACGCGCGGCTCCGCATGATCGTCGACCCACTCAAGGACCAGGTCCGGGCGCGTGGGTTGTGGGCCTGTCACCTCGGCCCTGAGCTGGGCGGCCAGGGCTTCGGCCAGCTCAAGCTCGGGTTGATGAACGAGATCCTCGGGCGATCTTCGTGGGCACCGATCGTGTTCGGCACCCAAGCGCCCGACACGGGCAACGCCGAGATCATCGCCCACTACGGCACCGACGATCAGAAGCGGCGGTATCTCCAGCCGCTGCTCGACGGCGAGATCTTCTCCTGTTACTCGATGACCGAGCCGCAGGGTGGCTCGGATCCGTCGTTGTTCCGGACGCGTGCCGTGCGCGACGGCGACGAGTGGGTCATCACCGGGGAGAAGTTCTTCTCGTCGAACTTCTCGTCGGCCGCCTTCGTCATCGTGATGGTGATCACCGACCCCGACGTGCCCGTGTACCAGGGCTCGTCGATGTTTCTGGTGCCCACCGACACACCCGGACTCGACGTGGTCCGGTACCTCGGCACCGGAGACGAGCCCATCGGCACGGGCATGCACGCATACATGCGATACAACGACGTGCGCGTCCCGGCCGACAACCTCTTGGGTGGCGAAGGCCAGGGATTTGCGATCGCGCAGACCCGACTCGGCGGTGGGCGCATCCACCACGCGATGCGAACGGTCGCCCAGTGCCGGCAGGCCTTCGACATGCTCTGCGAGCGCGCGTTGAGTCGCGAGACCCGTACGGGAATCCTCGGTGACAAGCAGTTCGTACAGGGCTACATCGCCGACTCGTATGCGGAGATCGAGCAGTTCCGGCTGTTCGTGCTCTACACGGCGTGGCTCATCGACCAGAAGACGACGGCGGGAGCCCGCAAGGAGATTGCCGCGGCGAAGTACACGGCGGCCAAGGTGCTCCACGACGTGGTGCAACGCGCGGTGCAGGTGCACGGTGCGTTGGGCGTCTCGAACGAGATGCCGTTGAGCAGGCTCTGGCAAATCGCGGCCATGCAGGGTGTGATGGACGGACCGAACGAGGTGCACAAGGTGACGGTTGCGCGTCAGATCCTCAAGGACTGCCGACCCGCACCTGACGAGTGGCCCAGTCGCCATCTCCCGCGCACGATCGCGGCCGCGCAGGCCAAGTTCGCCGACTTACTCGAGCACGACGTGGGCAATCTGTAG